The following proteins are co-located in the Larus michahellis chromosome 9, bLarMic1.1, whole genome shotgun sequence genome:
- the CSTF2 gene encoding cleavage stimulation factor subunit 2 isoform X3 has translation MAGLSVRDPAVDRSLRSVFVGNIPYEATEEQLKDIFSEVGPVVSFRLVYDRETGKPKGYGFCEYQDQETALSAMRNLNGREFSGRALRVDNAASEKNKEELKSLGTGAPIIESPYGDPVNPEDAPESISRAVASLPPEQMFELMKQMKLCVQNSPQEARNMLLQNPQLAYALLQAQVVMRIVDPEIALKILHRQTSVPPLIPGNQQPVPGPGPGPGPGPGPGPNAQLNPQNTPSSQPQPIGGMHVNGAPPLMQPPMQGGVPAPGQMAAPVQGPGPGPMAPGGGMQPQVGIPGGGPVPLERGQVGRDPRGLEPRGLEPRGLEPRVMEARALEARGLEPRVLEPRVLEARAMEARVMEPRGLEPRGPGPNPRGPMPGGIQGPGPLNMGASGPQGPRQVPNMAGAGMQGGGIPGAGVQGAGQPGGFSPGQSQVTPQDHEKAALIMQVLQLTADQIAMLPPEQRQSILILKEQIQKSTGAP, from the exons ATGGCGGGGCTGTCGGTGCGGGACCCCGCCGTGGACCGCTCCCTGCGCTCCGTCTTCG TGGGGAACATCCCGTACGAAGCCAccgaggagcagctgaaggacatTTTCTCTGAGGTTGGGCCCGTGGTGAGCTTTAG GCTGGTGTATGACAGGGAGACAGGAAAACCAAAGGGCTATGGCTTCTGTGAGTACCAAGACCAGGAGACGGCCCTCAGTGCCATGCGGAACCTGAATGGGCGAGAATTCAGTGGGAGAGCCCTGCGCGTTGACAATGCGGCCAGCGAGAAGAACAAGGAGGAGCTGAAGA GCTTGGGTACAGGTGCACCCATCATAGAGTCACCCTATGGGGACCCTGTCAATCCTGAAGATGCCCCTGAATCCATCAGCCGTGCAGTAGCCAGCCTGCCCCCCGAGCAGATGTTTGAGCTGATGAAGCAGATGAAG TTGTGTGTCCAGAACAGCCCCCAGGAAGCCAGGAACATGCTGCTCCAGAACCCCCAGCTTGCTTACGCCCTGCTGCAGGCCCAGGTGGTCATGAGGATCGTTGACCCGGAGATCGCGCTG AAAATCCTGCATCGCCAGACCAGTGTTCCTCCTCTGATCCCAGGCAACCAGCAGCCAGTGCCAGGGCCAGGGCCTGGGCCGGGACCAGGGCCTGGGCCAGGGCCAAATGCCCAGCTGAACCCGCAGAATACCCCCTCGTCCCAGCCGCAGCCCATA GGTGGGATGCACGTAAATGGCGCTCCTCCGCTGATGCAGCCGCCCATGCAGGGAGGAGTGCCGGCCCCAGGACAGATGGCAGCCCCTGTGCAGGGCCCGGGCCCTGGCCCCATGGCTCCAGGAG GTGGGATGCAGCCGCAGGTTGGGATTCCGGGCGGAGGGCCTGTCCCCTTGGAGCGTGGACAAG TCGGAAGAGATCCCCGAGGGCTGGAGCCACGAGGATTGGAGccgcgagggctggagccccgggTGATGGAGGCGCGAGCCCTGGAGGCACGAGGCCTGGAGCCACGGGTCCTGGAGCCGCGGGTGCTGGAAGCCAGGGCCATGGAGGCCAGGGTCATGGAGCCCCGGGGCCTGGAGCCTCGAGGGCCTGGTCCCAACCCGCGTGGCCCCATGCCTGGTGGGATACAGGGTCCAGGGCCACTTAACATGGGAGCCAGTGGCCCGCAGGGGCCCCGCCAG GTTCCTAACATGGCAGGGGCAGGCATGCAGGGAGGAGGCATTCCTGGGGCAGGGGTCCAAGGAGCTGGTCAGCCCGGAGGCTTTAGCCCTGGACAGAGCCAGGTCACCCCCCAGGATCATGAGAAG gcaGCCCTGATCATGCAGGTTCTGCAGCTGACGGCGGACCAGATCGCCATGCTGCCCCCGGAGCAACGGCAGAGCATCCTGATCCTGAAGGAGCAAATCCAGAAGTCCACGGGGGCACCCTGA
- the CSTF2 gene encoding cleavage stimulation factor subunit 2 isoform X1, which translates to MAGLSVRDPAVDRSLRSVFVGNIPYEATEEQLKDIFSEVGPVVSFRLVYDRETGKPKGYGFCEYQDQETALSAMRNLNGREFSGRALRVDNAASEKNKEELKSLGTGAPIIESPYGDPVNPEDAPESISRAVASLPPEQMFELMKQMKLCVQNSPQEARNMLLQNPQLAYALLQAQVVMRIVDPEIALKILHRQTSVPPLIPGNQQPVPGPGPGPGPGPGPGPNAQLNPQNTPSSQPQPIGGMHVNGAPPLMQPPMQGGVPAPGQMAAPVQGPGPGPMAPGGGMQPQVGIPGGGPVPLERGQGNLQLSPVGPARPASIERVQVPMPDPRAPMQRGPLPASGPPPRGLLGDAPNDPRGGTLLSVTGEVEPRGYLGPPHQGAPMHHMPGHDSRGPPHEMRGGPMGEPRPLMGEPRGPLMDARVGRDPRGLEPRGLEPRGLEPRVMEARALEARGLEPRVLEPRVLEARAMEARVMEPRGLEPRGPGPNPRGPMPGGIQGPGPLNMGASGPQGPRQVPNMAGAGMQGGGIPGAGVQGAGQPGGFSPGQSQVTPQDHEKAALIMQVLQLTADQIAMLPPEQRQSILILKEQIQKSTGAP; encoded by the exons ATGGCGGGGCTGTCGGTGCGGGACCCCGCCGTGGACCGCTCCCTGCGCTCCGTCTTCG TGGGGAACATCCCGTACGAAGCCAccgaggagcagctgaaggacatTTTCTCTGAGGTTGGGCCCGTGGTGAGCTTTAG GCTGGTGTATGACAGGGAGACAGGAAAACCAAAGGGCTATGGCTTCTGTGAGTACCAAGACCAGGAGACGGCCCTCAGTGCCATGCGGAACCTGAATGGGCGAGAATTCAGTGGGAGAGCCCTGCGCGTTGACAATGCGGCCAGCGAGAAGAACAAGGAGGAGCTGAAGA GCTTGGGTACAGGTGCACCCATCATAGAGTCACCCTATGGGGACCCTGTCAATCCTGAAGATGCCCCTGAATCCATCAGCCGTGCAGTAGCCAGCCTGCCCCCCGAGCAGATGTTTGAGCTGATGAAGCAGATGAAG TTGTGTGTCCAGAACAGCCCCCAGGAAGCCAGGAACATGCTGCTCCAGAACCCCCAGCTTGCTTACGCCCTGCTGCAGGCCCAGGTGGTCATGAGGATCGTTGACCCGGAGATCGCGCTG AAAATCCTGCATCGCCAGACCAGTGTTCCTCCTCTGATCCCAGGCAACCAGCAGCCAGTGCCAGGGCCAGGGCCTGGGCCGGGACCAGGGCCTGGGCCAGGGCCAAATGCCCAGCTGAACCCGCAGAATACCCCCTCGTCCCAGCCGCAGCCCATA GGTGGGATGCACGTAAATGGCGCTCCTCCGCTGATGCAGCCGCCCATGCAGGGAGGAGTGCCGGCCCCAGGACAGATGGCAGCCCCTGTGCAGGGCCCGGGCCCTGGCCCCATGGCTCCAGGAG GTGGGATGCAGCCGCAGGTTGGGATTCCGGGCGGAGGGCCTGTCCCCTTGGAGCGTGGACAAG GGAACCTGCAGCTCTCGCCCGTGGGACCTGCCAGGCCTGCGTCTATCGAACGCGTTCAAG TGCCCATGCCAGACCCGAGGGCCCCTATGCAGCGTGGACCTCTACCTGCTAGTGGCCCGCCGCCCCGAGGCCTTTTGGGAGATGCCCCGAATGACCCTCGCGGAGGGACCCTGCTCTCAGTCACTGGAGAAGTGGAGCCCag AGGTTACCTTGGGCCGCCCCACCAGGGAGCCCCTATGCACCATATGCCTGGTCATGACAGCCGTGGCCCCCCCCATGAGATGAGGGGGGGACCCATGGGAGAACCCCGACCACTGATGGGAGAGCCACGGGGGCCCTTGATGGATGCTCGAG TCGGAAGAGATCCCCGAGGGCTGGAGCCACGAGGATTGGAGccgcgagggctggagccccgggTGATGGAGGCGCGAGCCCTGGAGGCACGAGGCCTGGAGCCACGGGTCCTGGAGCCGCGGGTGCTGGAAGCCAGGGCCATGGAGGCCAGGGTCATGGAGCCCCGGGGCCTGGAGCCTCGAGGGCCTGGTCCCAACCCGCGTGGCCCCATGCCTGGTGGGATACAGGGTCCAGGGCCACTTAACATGGGAGCCAGTGGCCCGCAGGGGCCCCGCCAG GTTCCTAACATGGCAGGGGCAGGCATGCAGGGAGGAGGCATTCCTGGGGCAGGGGTCCAAGGAGCTGGTCAGCCCGGAGGCTTTAGCCCTGGACAGAGCCAGGTCACCCCCCAGGATCATGAGAAG gcaGCCCTGATCATGCAGGTTCTGCAGCTGACGGCGGACCAGATCGCCATGCTGCCCCCGGAGCAACGGCAGAGCATCCTGATCCTGAAGGAGCAAATCCAGAAGTCCACGGGGGCACCCTGA
- the CSTF2 gene encoding cleavage stimulation factor subunit 2 isoform X2, translating to MAGLSVRDPAVDRSLRSVFVGNIPYEATEEQLKDIFSEVGPVVSFRLVYDRETGKPKGYGFCEYQDQETALSAMRNLNGREFSGRALRVDNAASEKNKEELKSLGTGAPIIESPYGDPVNPEDAPESISRAVASLPPEQMFELMKQMKLCVQNSPQEARNMLLQNPQLAYALLQAQVVMRIVDPEIALKILHRQTSVPPLIPGNQQPVPGPGPGPGPGPGPGPNAQLNPQNTPSSQPQPIGGMHVNGAPPLMQPPMQGGVPAPGQMAAPVQGPGPGPMAPGGGMQPQVGIPGGGPVPLERGQVPMPDPRAPMQRGPLPASGPPPRGLLGDAPNDPRGGTLLSVTGEVEPRGYLGPPHQGAPMHHMPGHDSRGPPHEMRGGPMGEPRPLMGEPRGPLMDARVGRDPRGLEPRGLEPRGLEPRVMEARALEARGLEPRVLEPRVLEARAMEARVMEPRGLEPRGPGPNPRGPMPGGIQGPGPLNMGASGPQGPRQVPNMAGAGMQGGGIPGAGVQGAGQPGGFSPGQSQVTPQDHEKAALIMQVLQLTADQIAMLPPEQRQSILILKEQIQKSTGAP from the exons ATGGCGGGGCTGTCGGTGCGGGACCCCGCCGTGGACCGCTCCCTGCGCTCCGTCTTCG TGGGGAACATCCCGTACGAAGCCAccgaggagcagctgaaggacatTTTCTCTGAGGTTGGGCCCGTGGTGAGCTTTAG GCTGGTGTATGACAGGGAGACAGGAAAACCAAAGGGCTATGGCTTCTGTGAGTACCAAGACCAGGAGACGGCCCTCAGTGCCATGCGGAACCTGAATGGGCGAGAATTCAGTGGGAGAGCCCTGCGCGTTGACAATGCGGCCAGCGAGAAGAACAAGGAGGAGCTGAAGA GCTTGGGTACAGGTGCACCCATCATAGAGTCACCCTATGGGGACCCTGTCAATCCTGAAGATGCCCCTGAATCCATCAGCCGTGCAGTAGCCAGCCTGCCCCCCGAGCAGATGTTTGAGCTGATGAAGCAGATGAAG TTGTGTGTCCAGAACAGCCCCCAGGAAGCCAGGAACATGCTGCTCCAGAACCCCCAGCTTGCTTACGCCCTGCTGCAGGCCCAGGTGGTCATGAGGATCGTTGACCCGGAGATCGCGCTG AAAATCCTGCATCGCCAGACCAGTGTTCCTCCTCTGATCCCAGGCAACCAGCAGCCAGTGCCAGGGCCAGGGCCTGGGCCGGGACCAGGGCCTGGGCCAGGGCCAAATGCCCAGCTGAACCCGCAGAATACCCCCTCGTCCCAGCCGCAGCCCATA GGTGGGATGCACGTAAATGGCGCTCCTCCGCTGATGCAGCCGCCCATGCAGGGAGGAGTGCCGGCCCCAGGACAGATGGCAGCCCCTGTGCAGGGCCCGGGCCCTGGCCCCATGGCTCCAGGAG GTGGGATGCAGCCGCAGGTTGGGATTCCGGGCGGAGGGCCTGTCCCCTTGGAGCGTGGACAAG TGCCCATGCCAGACCCGAGGGCCCCTATGCAGCGTGGACCTCTACCTGCTAGTGGCCCGCCGCCCCGAGGCCTTTTGGGAGATGCCCCGAATGACCCTCGCGGAGGGACCCTGCTCTCAGTCACTGGAGAAGTGGAGCCCag AGGTTACCTTGGGCCGCCCCACCAGGGAGCCCCTATGCACCATATGCCTGGTCATGACAGCCGTGGCCCCCCCCATGAGATGAGGGGGGGACCCATGGGAGAACCCCGACCACTGATGGGAGAGCCACGGGGGCCCTTGATGGATGCTCGAG TCGGAAGAGATCCCCGAGGGCTGGAGCCACGAGGATTGGAGccgcgagggctggagccccgggTGATGGAGGCGCGAGCCCTGGAGGCACGAGGCCTGGAGCCACGGGTCCTGGAGCCGCGGGTGCTGGAAGCCAGGGCCATGGAGGCCAGGGTCATGGAGCCCCGGGGCCTGGAGCCTCGAGGGCCTGGTCCCAACCCGCGTGGCCCCATGCCTGGTGGGATACAGGGTCCAGGGCCACTTAACATGGGAGCCAGTGGCCCGCAGGGGCCCCGCCAG GTTCCTAACATGGCAGGGGCAGGCATGCAGGGAGGAGGCATTCCTGGGGCAGGGGTCCAAGGAGCTGGTCAGCCCGGAGGCTTTAGCCCTGGACAGAGCCAGGTCACCCCCCAGGATCATGAGAAG gcaGCCCTGATCATGCAGGTTCTGCAGCTGACGGCGGACCAGATCGCCATGCTGCCCCCGGAGCAACGGCAGAGCATCCTGATCCTGAAGGAGCAAATCCAGAAGTCCACGGGGGCACCCTGA
- the NOX1 gene encoding NADPH oxidase 1 isoform X2 codes for MGNWLVNHWFSAAVLAAWLGINIFLFTYYFLFFDWDERYFYTRAILGSALAWARASAKCLNFNSMLILLPVCRNLLSFLRGTCSCCRRTLRKQLDHNLTFHKLVAYALALFTAVHTIAHLFNLERYNHSQQATDGSLPAVLSKMHLHGSNKWLNPIHSNQTTVEYVAFTTIPGLTGVIITLALILMITSSTEFIRRNYFEVFWYTHHLFLVYFAGLVIHGIAGLVRGQTEKSMEEVHPHRCAQYLTQKDEDCSHNCCKDPEFGSIPAESWKWVLAPFLLYIFERILRVWRGWQKVVVTKVVMHPGHVLELQMQKKGFRMEVGQYIFVNCPDISLLEWHPFTLTSAPEEDFFSIHIRDAGDWTGRLIDTFQQQMPRIKVDGPFGTASEDVFQYEVAMLVGAGIGVTPFASILKSIWYKFQQGDQILKTKKIYFYWICRETGAFAWFNDLLASLEQKMAESGKADFLTYRLFLTGWNNSIANNVALHFDTATDTVTGLRHKTIFGRPMWNSEFAAVAAAHPRSVVGVFLCGPGPLAKSLQKSCHQHSSLDPRKVKFYFNKENF; via the exons ATGGGCAACTGGCTGGTCAACCACTGGTTCTCGGCTGCCGTCCTG GCAGCCTGGCTGGGCATCAACATCTTCCTCTTCACGtactattttctgttctttgactGGGATGAGCGGTATTTCTACACCAGGGCCATCCTCGGG TCCGCCTTGGCATGGGCCCGGGCATCGGCCAAGTGCCTCAACTTCAACAGCATGCTGATCCTGCTGCCCGTCTGCCGCaacctcctctcctttctccgcGGGACCTGCTCG TGCTGCCGGCGGACGCTGCGGAAGCAGCTGGACCATAACCTCACCTTCCACAAGCTGGTAGCCTACGCGCTGGCCCTCTTCACAG ccgTGCACACCATTGCCCACCTCTTCAACCTGGAGCGCTACAACCACAGCCAGCAAGCCACCGACGGCAGCCTCCCCGCCGTCCTCTCCAAGATGCACCTGCATGGCAGCAACAAGTGGCTGAACCCCATCCACTCCAACCAGACG ACCGTTGAGTACGTGGCCTTCACCACCATCCCGGGCCTGACGGGGGTCATCATCACACTGGCGCTCATCCTCATGATCACGTCCTCCACCGAGTTCATCCGCAGGAACTACTTTGAGGTCTTCTGGTACACACACCACCTCTTCCTCGTCTACTTTGCTGGCCTCGTCATCCATGGCATCGC CGGGCTGGTGCGCGGGCAGACAGAGAAGAGCATGGAGGAGGTGCACCCCCACCGCTGCGCCCAGTATCTCACGCAAAAGGACGAGGACTGCAGCCACAACTGCTGCAAAGACCCTGAGTTCGGGAGCATCCCGGCCGAG tCCTGGAAGTGGGTTCTGGCCCCTTTCCTCCTCTACATCTTCGAGCGGATCCTCCGGGTCTGGCGTGGGTGGCAGAAGGTGGTTGTCACCAAG GTGGTCATGCACCCTGGCCACGTTCTGGAGCTGCAGATGCAGAAGAAGGGCTTCCGCATGGAGGTGGGGCAGTACATCTTCGTCAACTGCCCCGACATCTCCCTGCTGGAGTGGCATCCCTTCACCCTCACCTCGGCACCCGAGGAGGACTTCTTCTCCATCCACATCCGGGATGCCGGCGACTGGACGGGGCGTCTCATCGACACCTTCCAGCAGCAGATGCCCAG GATCAAGGTGGACGGCCCCTTTGGCACAGCCAGCGAAGATGTGTTCCAGTACGAGGTGGCCATGCTGGTGGGAGCAGGCATTGGCGTCACCCCCTTCGCCTCCATCCTGAAGTCCATCTGGTACAAGTTCCAGCAGGGTGACCAGATCCTCAAGACCAAGAAG ATCTACTTCTACTGGATCTGCCGGGAGACGGGAGCCTTCGCCTGGTTCAACGACCTGCTTGCCTCGCTGGAGCAGAAGATGGCCGAGTCGGGCAAGGCAGACTTTCTCACCTACCGGCTTTTCCTCACCGGCTGGAACAACAGCATC gccAACAACGTGGCACTCCACTTCGACACCGCTACGGACACGGTGACAGGCCTCAGGCACAAAACCATCTTTGGCAGGCCCATGTGGAACAGCGAGTTTGCGGCGGTGGCTGCAGCCCACCCCAG GTCGGTGGTCGGCGTGTTCCTGTGCGGGCCGGGGCCCTTGGCAAAGAGCCTGCAGAAGTCTTGCCACCAGCACTCCAGCCTGGATCCCAGGAAGGTCAAATTCTACTTCAACAAGGAGAACTTTTAA
- the NOX1 gene encoding NADPH oxidase 1 isoform X1, protein MGNWLVNHWFSAAVLAAWLGINIFLFTYYFLFFDWDERYFYTRAILGSALAWARASAKCLNFNSMLILLPVCRNLLSFLRGTCSCCRRTLRKQLDHNLTFHKLVAYALALFTAVHTIAHLFNLERYNHSQQATDGSLPAVLSKMHLHGSNKWLNPIHSNQTTVEYVAFTTIPGLTGVIITLALILMITSSTEFIRRNYFEVFWYTHHLFLVYFAGLVIHGIAGLVRGQTEKSMEEVHPHRCAQYLTQKDEDCSHNCCKDPEFGSIPAESWKWVLAPFLLYIFERILRVWRGWQKVVVTKVVMHPGHVLELQMQKKGFRMEVGQYIFVNCPDISLLEWHPFTLTSAPEEDFFSIHIRDAGDWTGRLIDTFQQQMPRIKVDGPFGTASEDVFQYEVAMLVGAGIGVTPFASILKSIWYKFQQGDQILKTKKVWGVPWDQRSTSTGSAGRREPSPGSTTCLPRWSRRWPSRARQTFSPTGFSSPAGTTASPTTWHSTSTPLRTR, encoded by the exons ATGGGCAACTGGCTGGTCAACCACTGGTTCTCGGCTGCCGTCCTG GCAGCCTGGCTGGGCATCAACATCTTCCTCTTCACGtactattttctgttctttgactGGGATGAGCGGTATTTCTACACCAGGGCCATCCTCGGG TCCGCCTTGGCATGGGCCCGGGCATCGGCCAAGTGCCTCAACTTCAACAGCATGCTGATCCTGCTGCCCGTCTGCCGCaacctcctctcctttctccgcGGGACCTGCTCG TGCTGCCGGCGGACGCTGCGGAAGCAGCTGGACCATAACCTCACCTTCCACAAGCTGGTAGCCTACGCGCTGGCCCTCTTCACAG ccgTGCACACCATTGCCCACCTCTTCAACCTGGAGCGCTACAACCACAGCCAGCAAGCCACCGACGGCAGCCTCCCCGCCGTCCTCTCCAAGATGCACCTGCATGGCAGCAACAAGTGGCTGAACCCCATCCACTCCAACCAGACG ACCGTTGAGTACGTGGCCTTCACCACCATCCCGGGCCTGACGGGGGTCATCATCACACTGGCGCTCATCCTCATGATCACGTCCTCCACCGAGTTCATCCGCAGGAACTACTTTGAGGTCTTCTGGTACACACACCACCTCTTCCTCGTCTACTTTGCTGGCCTCGTCATCCATGGCATCGC CGGGCTGGTGCGCGGGCAGACAGAGAAGAGCATGGAGGAGGTGCACCCCCACCGCTGCGCCCAGTATCTCACGCAAAAGGACGAGGACTGCAGCCACAACTGCTGCAAAGACCCTGAGTTCGGGAGCATCCCGGCCGAG tCCTGGAAGTGGGTTCTGGCCCCTTTCCTCCTCTACATCTTCGAGCGGATCCTCCGGGTCTGGCGTGGGTGGCAGAAGGTGGTTGTCACCAAG GTGGTCATGCACCCTGGCCACGTTCTGGAGCTGCAGATGCAGAAGAAGGGCTTCCGCATGGAGGTGGGGCAGTACATCTTCGTCAACTGCCCCGACATCTCCCTGCTGGAGTGGCATCCCTTCACCCTCACCTCGGCACCCGAGGAGGACTTCTTCTCCATCCACATCCGGGATGCCGGCGACTGGACGGGGCGTCTCATCGACACCTTCCAGCAGCAGATGCCCAG GATCAAGGTGGACGGCCCCTTTGGCACAGCCAGCGAAGATGTGTTCCAGTACGAGGTGGCCATGCTGGTGGGAGCAGGCATTGGCGTCACCCCCTTCGCCTCCATCCTGAAGTCCATCTGGTACAAGTTCCAGCAGGGTGACCAGATCCTCAAGACCAAGAAGGTGTGGGGTGTCCCATGGGACCAGcg ATCTACTTCTACTGGATCTGCCGGGAGACGGGAGCCTTCGCCTGGTTCAACGACCTGCTTGCCTCGCTGGAGCAGAAGATGGCCGAGTCGGGCAAGGCAGACTTTCTCACCTACCGGCTTTTCCTCACCGGCTGGAACAACAGCATC gccAACAACGTGGCACTCCACTTCGACACCGCTACGGACACGGTGA
- the XKRX gene encoding XK-related protein 2, with product MDGPSGGCPPPATAAPARAKLPLGIVFSTALFCGEGAAAAVLCRSYGHSDDRFWLALTVFFVLCPSVLVQLTLIFVHRDLSRDRPLVLLMHLLQLGPIIRCMEALVVYCCSGKEEEPYVTITRKRRLRKGYEVEMEQEVGHSVRRLATHRNAFKRMAVIQAFLGSTPQLTLQLYISVLEKYVPVARAVLMGICLVSVTYGALVCNVLAIQVKYDDYKVQLRPLAFLCIVLWRSLEISTRVTVLVLFSTVFKHWIIPIALANLLVVFLLPWVQFWRSGSHLPDNIEKNFSRVGTVVVLCAFTLLYASINMFCWSAMQLKLADRDLIDKSQNWGRLAVYYVARLVENTALVILWYFFKTDVYENICTPLLVVQLLLGYCLGIYFMLLFFQYLHPCRQLFHHNVADFLHCVCCRRRPPGTPLCLQAPYEPGVRHSIV from the exons atgGACGGCCCGAGCGGGGGGtgcccgccccccgccaccgccgccccggcGCGGGCGAAGCTGCCGCTCGGCATCGTCTTCTCGACGGCCCTTttctgcggggagggggcggcggccgccgtcCTCTGCCGCTCCTACGGCCACTCCGACGACCGCTTCTGGCTGGCGCTCACCGTCTTCTTCGTGCTCTGCCCCTCCGTCCTGGTGCAGCTCACCCTCATCTTCGTGCACCGCGACCTCAGCCGCGACCGCCCCCTCGTCCTGCTCATGCACCTGCTCCAGCTCGGGCCCATCATCAG GTGCATGGAGGCCCTGGTGGTGTACTGCTGctcggggaaggaggaggagcccTACGTCACCATCACCCGCAAGCGGCGGCTGCGGAAAGGCTACGAGGTGGAGATGGAGCAGGAGGTGGGCCACTCGGTGCGCCGGCTGGCCACCCACCGCAACGCCTTCAAGCGCATGGCGGTCATCCAGGCCTTCCTGGGCTCCACCCCGCAGCTCACCCTCCAGCTCTACATCAGCGTCCTGGAGAAGTACGTCCCTGTGGCCCGAG CCGTCCTCATGGGCATCTGCCTGGTGTCAGTCACCTATGGAGCACTAGTCTGCAATGTCCTGGCCATCCAGGTCAAGTATGACGACTACAAGGTCCAGCTGCGGCCACTGGCCTTCCTCTGCATCGTGCTGTGGCGCAGCCTGGAGATCTCCACCCGCGTGACCGTCCTCGTGCTCTTCAGCACCGTCTTCAAGCACTGGATCATCCCCATCGCCTTGGCCAACCTGCTGGTGGTCTTCCTCTTGCCCTGGGTGCAGTTCTGGCGGAGTGGTAGCCACCTGCCTGACAACATCGAGAAGAACTTCAGCCGGGTGGGCACGGTGGTGGTGCTCTGTGCCTTCACCCTCCTCTACGCCAGCATCAACATGTTCTGCTGGTCGGCCATGCAGCTCAAGCTGGCTGACCGGGACCTCATCGACAAGTCGCAGAACTGGGGCCGCTTGGCCGTGTACTACGTGGCCCGGCTGGTGGAGAACACGGCCCTGGTCATCCTCTGGTACTTCTTCAAGACGGACGTCTACGAGAACATCTGCACCCCGCTGCTGGTGGTGCAGCTGCTCCTCGGCTACTGCCTGGGCATCTACTTCATGCTCCTCTTCTTCCAGTACCTCCACCCCTGCCGCCAGCTCTTCCACCACAACGTCGCCGACTTCCTGCACTGCGTCTGCTGCCGCCGGCGCCCGCcggggacccctctgtgcttgcAGGCACCCTATGAGCCCGGCGTGAGACACAGCATCGTCTGA
- the ARL13A gene encoding ADP-ribosylation factor-like protein 13A, which produces MSQRPPAWADPPGLKRLRGVLKRGPSPRAGLLSMFHLFSHCWSWLQAIQEPIRKVTLLVLGLDNAGKTSVVMDIERALAGEVLPAPQPSQTRLRVDRFEVTLVDLPGGQRSRSAWRSHYSSAHGLLFVLDSSDLARMEEARKVLSRVLSNPDVSGKPILLLANKQDAAAALLPCELIERLSLERLVNENRSPCRIEPCVAKRGHPAGPARATLQGLRWLLRTAPAAPPPPPAAAPPPAAGPRAARARPPARRDPLPPGEDARDSAGKTGENRPLRPIRRLLPLEEGTKGPGRRKRKMKVKKKGSGQPSLAEELEAPGGVGDSRAGAAGGLLPPNRVGQEEPTPTGTATPRPVQGMKKKKKKKIKNKIKSQEPAVEQQHEEVSSTFDLYRRAMLALKMRQEQRKQQSTIVP; this is translated from the exons ATGTCCCAGCGGCCACCGGCCTGGGCCGACCCACCAGGATTAAAGAGGTTGCGAGGA GTGCTGAAGAGAGGCCCGTCCCCCCGCGCGGGGCTGCTGAGCATGTTCCATCTCTTCTCCCACTGCTGGTCCTGGCTGCAGGCCATCCAGGAGCCCATCAG AAAAGTGACCCTTCTCGTCTTGGGGCTGGACAACGCGGGGAAAACCTCCGTCGTCATGGACATAGAGAGAG CGCTGGCCGGCGAGGTGCTGCCCGCGCCGCAGCCCAGCCAGACCCGCCTGCGGGTGGACAGGTTCGAGGTGACGCTGGTGGACCTGCCTGGTGGCCAGCGCTCCCGCAGCGCCTGGCGCAGCCACTACAGCTCGGCCCACGGGCTCCTCTTCGTCCTGGACTCCAGTGACTTGGCACGGATGGAGGAGGCCCGCAAGGTCCTGAGCCGCGTCCTGAGCAACCCCGATGTCTCCGGGAAGCCCATCTTGCT GCTGGCCAACAAGCAAGACGCGGCGGCCGCCCTGCTGCCCTGCGAGCTGATCGAGCGCCTGTCCCTGGAGCGGCTGGTCAACGAGAACCGCTCGCCCTGCCGCATC GAGCCCTGTGTCGCCAAGAGGGGCCACCCCGCCGGTCCCGCCCGGGCCACCCTGCAGGGGCTGCGCTGGCTCCTCCGCACTGCCCCCGCCgcaccgcccccgccgcccgccgccgctccgccgcccgctgCCGGTCCCCGGGCagcccgcgcccgcccgcccgctcgcaG GgacccgctgccccccggggAGGATGCCCGAGACAGTGCGGGGAAGACGGGGGAGAACCGTCCGCTGCGGCCcatccgccgcctcctccccctg GAGGAGGGCACAAAGGGCCccgggaggaggaagaggaagatgaaggtgaAGAAGAAGGGCTCGGGGCAGCCAAGCCTAGCTGAGGAGCTGGAGGCACCAGGAGGAGTGGGTGACAGCCgagccggggctgctggggggctgctgccccccaacAGGGTCGGGCAGGAGGAGCCCACACCCACCGGGACAGCCACCCCCCGCCCAG TGCagggcatgaaaaagaaaaagaagaagaaaatcaagaataAAATCAAGTCGCAGGAAcctgctgtggagcagcagcaTGAGGAGGTCTCCAGCACTTTTG ACTTGTACCGCCGGGCGATGCTGGCTTTGAAGATGAGGCAggagcagagaaagcagcagtCCACCATCGTCCCCTGA